In the Streptomyces sp. NBC_00525 genome, one interval contains:
- a CDS encoding YkvA family protein, with the protein MDTTAWLIIAAVLVLLMLAAVGVLVVRVLKARKLLADAGVPLHNKALVWAAVLYTVSPVDLLPDPVYLDDIGFLLLALRSLHSAARAAGIGGSGERAAEPAAGAGRTPLP; encoded by the coding sequence ATGGACACCACGGCTTGGCTCATCATCGCGGCGGTCCTCGTGCTGCTCATGCTGGCCGCGGTCGGGGTGCTGGTGGTGCGGGTCCTCAAGGCCAGGAAGCTGCTGGCCGACGCCGGTGTCCCGCTGCACAACAAGGCGCTGGTCTGGGCCGCGGTGCTCTACACCGTGTCGCCGGTGGACCTGCTGCCGGACCCGGTCTACCTGGACGACATCGGGTTCCTCCTGCTGGCGCTGCGCTCGCTGCACTCCGCCGCGCGGGCCGCCGGAATCGGCGGGTCCGGCGAGCGTGCGGCGGAGCCGGCGGCCGGGGCCGGGCGGACCCCGCTCCCGTAA
- a CDS encoding mycothiol transferase, with the protein MNVADILTEGYSRIQETVHEAVEGLAPDDLHARLDDGANSIAWLVWHLTRVQDDHIADAAGTEQLWTARDWAGRFDLPFAADATGYGQSSEEVAAVRVDSGDLLLGYYDAVHAHTLAFLGELDGHALDRVVDEAWDPPVTLGVRLVSVLSDDLQHAAQAAYVRGVLARR; encoded by the coding sequence ATGAACGTCGCAGACATCCTGACCGAGGGCTACTCCCGCATCCAGGAGACCGTGCACGAGGCCGTCGAGGGCCTCGCGCCCGACGACCTCCACGCCCGGCTCGACGACGGCGCCAACTCGATCGCCTGGCTCGTCTGGCACCTCACCCGCGTCCAGGACGACCACATCGCGGACGCGGCCGGCACCGAACAGCTCTGGACCGCCCGGGACTGGGCCGGCCGCTTCGACCTCCCCTTCGCCGCGGACGCCACCGGCTACGGGCAGAGCAGCGAGGAGGTGGCGGCCGTCCGGGTGGACTCCGGCGACCTGCTCCTCGGCTACTACGACGCGGTCCACGCGCACACCCTCGCCTTCCTCGGCGAGCTCGACGGCCATGCGCTGGACCGCGTGGTGGACGAGGCGTGGGACCCGCCGGTCACGCTCGGGGTGCGGCTGGTCAGCGTCCTGTCCGACGACCTCCAGCACGCCGCCCAGGCCGCCTACGTCCGGGGCGTACTGGCACGCCGCTAG
- a CDS encoding phosphoribosyltransferase, translating to MLFADRADAGRRLAEALDPLAQSDPVVLGLPRGGVPVAFRVAQELGAPLDVIVVRKLGVPRHPELGFGAIGEGGVRVISDDIVRRAGVSESEIASVERAEEAELLRRARAFRGDRPRIPLEGRTAVLVDDGIATGATALAACAVARAQGAAHVVLAVPVAPPSAAARLREEADELVCLSAPAGFSAVGEWYRDFGQTPDEEVVALLARAARRAGPRPAGEVLVRAGGVELPGTLTPPGDTGALVVFAHGSGSSRHSPRNRSVAAALNRAGLGTLLFDLLTAGEEAEGGHVFDIFALAGRLADAVAWLRERSAGPIGVFGASTGAAAALQAAAVVGADRDTGIGAVVSRGGRPDLAGARLSQVRSPTLLLVGGRDSEVLELNRRALAELRCESRLDVVPGATHLFEEPGALDEVAERARAWFLAHLAERGPSH from the coding sequence GTGCTCTTCGCCGACCGTGCCGACGCGGGCCGGCGGCTCGCCGAGGCCCTTGACCCCCTCGCGCAGAGCGACCCGGTCGTACTCGGCCTGCCGCGCGGCGGAGTGCCGGTCGCCTTCCGCGTCGCCCAGGAACTCGGCGCGCCGCTCGATGTGATCGTGGTCCGCAAGCTCGGCGTCCCGCGCCATCCGGAGCTGGGCTTCGGCGCGATCGGCGAGGGCGGGGTGCGGGTCATCAGCGACGACATCGTGCGCCGGGCGGGGGTGTCCGAGTCCGAGATCGCCTCCGTCGAGCGGGCCGAGGAGGCCGAACTGCTGCGCCGGGCCCGGGCGTTCCGGGGCGACCGGCCGCGTATCCCGCTCGAAGGACGCACGGCGGTCCTCGTGGACGACGGCATCGCCACCGGCGCGACCGCGCTCGCCGCCTGCGCCGTGGCCCGTGCGCAGGGCGCCGCGCATGTGGTGCTGGCGGTGCCGGTCGCCCCGCCCTCCGCCGCGGCCCGGCTGCGGGAGGAGGCGGACGAGCTGGTGTGCCTGTCGGCGCCGGCCGGGTTCTCCGCGGTGGGCGAGTGGTACCGGGACTTCGGCCAGACCCCGGACGAGGAGGTCGTGGCGCTGCTGGCGCGGGCGGCGCGGCGGGCCGGGCCCCGGCCGGCCGGCGAGGTGCTGGTGAGGGCGGGCGGGGTGGAACTGCCGGGCACCCTGACCCCGCCCGGGGACACCGGGGCGCTCGTCGTGTTCGCGCACGGCTCGGGCAGCAGCAGGCACAGCCCGCGCAACCGGTCGGTGGCGGCGGCGCTGAACCGGGCCGGCCTCGGCACGCTGCTGTTCGACCTGCTCACCGCCGGCGAGGAGGCCGAGGGCGGTCATGTCTTCGACATCTTCGCCCTCGCCGGGCGGCTGGCCGACGCCGTCGCCTGGCTGCGGGAGCGCTCCGCCGGGCCCATCGGCGTGTTCGGCGCCAGCACGGGCGCGGCGGCCGCGTTGCAGGCGGCGGCCGTCGTCGGCGCGGACCGGGACACGGGTATCGGCGCGGTCGTCTCGCGCGGCGGCCGCCCCGACCTGGCGGGGGCCCGGCTGAGCCAGGTCCGCTCCCCCACGCTGCTCCTGGTGGGCGGCCGGGACTCCGAGGTGCTGGAGCTGAACCGCCGGGCGCTGGCCGAGCTGCGCTGCGAGAGCCGGCTCGACGTGGTCCCCGGCGCCACCCACCTCTTCGAGGAGCCGGGCGCCCTGGACGAAGTCGCCGAACGGGCCCGCGCCTGGTTCCTCGCCCATCTGGCGGAGCGGGGCCCGAGCCACTGA
- a CDS encoding PLP-dependent cysteine synthase family protein, whose translation MTTALLRPAANRELLGLVGRTPLARITAPLPCPHPGFWAKLEGFGVGGMKARAAVSMLRGAEERGELLPGAPVVESTSGTLGIGLAFAGQALGHPVVLVGDTELEPSMRQLLRAHGARLELVDRPAERGGWQAARLTRLRELLAALPDAYWPDQYNNPDNTAGYASLAAEIAGRLDRVDVLVCSVGTGGHSAGTAAWLRRQWPALRLIGVDATGSTIFGQPARPRLMRGLGSSIHPRNVAHDRFDEVHWVGPAEAADSCRRLARHNFVSGGWSTGAVALVAAWAARVHPEAVVVTVFPDGPHRYLGSVFDDGFTTLHGLRTATPATRPLEISHPQAVEATGWTRCTTVTDPARIPHAPREHR comes from the coding sequence GTGACCACGGCACTTCTGCGCCCCGCCGCCAACCGCGAACTGCTCGGCCTGGTCGGGCGCACCCCGCTCGCCCGCATCACCGCACCGCTGCCCTGCCCGCACCCCGGTTTCTGGGCCAAGCTCGAAGGCTTCGGCGTCGGCGGCATGAAGGCACGCGCCGCCGTGTCGATGCTCCGGGGTGCCGAGGAACGCGGCGAACTCCTGCCCGGCGCACCGGTCGTGGAGTCGACCTCCGGCACCCTCGGCATCGGCCTGGCCTTCGCCGGCCAGGCCCTCGGCCACCCCGTCGTCCTGGTCGGCGACACCGAACTCGAACCGTCCATGCGGCAGTTGCTGCGCGCCCACGGGGCCCGGCTGGAGCTCGTCGACCGGCCCGCCGAACGGGGCGGCTGGCAGGCGGCCCGGCTGACCCGGCTCCGCGAACTGCTGGCCGCGCTGCCGGACGCGTACTGGCCCGACCAGTACAACAACCCCGACAACACCGCGGGCTACGCGTCCCTCGCCGCCGAGATCGCCGGCCGGCTCGACCGGGTCGACGTGCTGGTGTGCAGCGTCGGCACCGGCGGACACAGCGCCGGGACCGCCGCCTGGCTGCGCAGGCAGTGGCCGGCGCTGCGGCTGATCGGCGTGGACGCCACCGGCTCGACGATCTTCGGCCAGCCCGCCCGCCCCCGGCTCATGCGCGGCCTGGGCAGCAGCATCCACCCCCGCAACGTCGCCCACGACCGCTTCGACGAGGTCCACTGGGTCGGCCCCGCCGAGGCCGCCGACAGCTGCCGCAGACTCGCCCGGCACAACTTCGTCAGCGGCGGCTGGAGCACCGGCGCCGTCGCCCTCGTCGCCGCCTGGGCCGCCCGCGTACACCCCGAAGCGGTCGTGGTCACCGTCTTCCCGGACGGCCCCCACCGCTACCTCGGCAGCGTCTTCGACGACGGCTTCACCACCCTGCACGGACTGCGCACGGCCACCCCGGCGACCCGCCCCCTCGAAATCTCCCACCCGCAGGCGGTCGAGGCCACCGGCTGGACCCGCTGCACCACCGTCACCGACCCCGCCCGCATCCCGCACGCCCCCCGGGAGCACCGATGA
- a CDS encoding discoidin domain-containing protein encodes MYRAGSVLPARPRTGTLLFTLLALFASSLVLLTAPRSEAAETLLSRGKPATASSSEGAGYAASAAVDGDPGTRWASEWGDPQWLRVDLGATADLSRVVLTWESAYGKAYEIQASDNGSDWRTLKTVTDGDGGTDELAVTGSGRYVRMYGTARPGGYGYSLWEFQVYGTTGATDPGPGSGGTVRVTGSQGDWALTVDGRPYQVKGLTWGPSVSDAARYLPDLKAMGVNTIRTWGTDGTSGPLLDAAAANGIRVVSGFWLQPGGGPGSGGCVDYLTDDAYKAASLAEFAKWVDAYKGHPGVLMWNVGNESVLGLQNCYSGDALEKQRDAYTTFVNDVAKKIHTIDPDHPVTSTDAWVGAWPYYRRNAPDLDLYSVNAYGDICGVRAAWESGGYTKPYLITEGGPAGEWEVPDDANGVPDEPTDVQKAEGYTRAWNCVTAHRGVALGATLFHYGTEHDFGGVWFNVVPDGRKRLSYYALKKAYSGSTTGDNTPPVISGMTVENAGGAPAGKEFAVRADVRDPDNDPVTYKIYLSGNYATGDKGLVEADWRATGDGAFAVTAPARLGVWKVYIQAEDGHGNVGIETKSVKVVVPPVSGTDIAAGRPTTASSAQAGGSGCPCTPAMATDGRLDTRWAGDWSDPQYIQVDFGERKSFRHIQLVWDPAFARAYEVLVSDDGSSWRSVYATTGGDGDADDLDVAATARYVKLSLTQRGTAWGYSLWQFGVYS; translated from the coding sequence GTGTACCGAGCCGGCTCAGTCCTGCCCGCGCGACCACGCACGGGCACGCTGCTGTTCACCCTCCTCGCCCTGTTCGCCTCGTCGCTGGTCCTGCTGACCGCGCCCCGTTCCGAAGCCGCCGAGACCCTGCTGTCCCGGGGGAAGCCCGCCACCGCCTCCTCCTCGGAGGGCGCCGGCTACGCGGCGTCCGCCGCCGTGGACGGCGATCCCGGCACCCGCTGGGCCAGCGAGTGGGGCGACCCCCAGTGGCTCCGGGTCGACCTCGGCGCCACCGCCGACCTCAGCAGGGTCGTCCTGACCTGGGAGTCCGCCTACGGCAAGGCGTACGAGATCCAGGCATCCGACAACGGCTCCGACTGGCGCACCCTGAAGACCGTCACCGACGGCGACGGCGGCACCGACGAACTGGCGGTCACCGGCTCCGGGCGGTACGTCAGGATGTACGGCACGGCCCGCCCCGGCGGCTACGGCTACTCCCTGTGGGAGTTCCAGGTGTACGGCACCACCGGCGCCACCGATCCCGGTCCGGGCAGCGGCGGCACCGTCCGCGTCACCGGCTCGCAGGGCGACTGGGCGCTGACCGTGGACGGCAGGCCGTACCAGGTCAAGGGCCTCACCTGGGGCCCGTCCGTCAGCGACGCGGCGCGCTACCTGCCCGATCTCAAGGCGATGGGCGTCAACACCATCCGCACCTGGGGCACCGACGGCACCTCCGGGCCCCTGCTCGACGCGGCGGCCGCCAACGGCATCCGCGTGGTGAGCGGCTTCTGGCTCCAGCCGGGCGGCGGTCCGGGCAGCGGCGGCTGCGTCGACTACCTGACCGACGACGCCTACAAGGCCGCCTCCCTCGCCGAGTTCGCCAAGTGGGTGGACGCGTACAAGGGCCACCCCGGCGTGCTGATGTGGAACGTCGGCAACGAGTCGGTCCTCGGGCTGCAGAACTGCTACAGCGGCGACGCGCTGGAGAAGCAGCGCGACGCGTACACCACCTTCGTCAACGACGTCGCGAAGAAGATCCACACCATCGACCCCGACCACCCGGTGACCTCCACGGACGCCTGGGTCGGCGCCTGGCCCTACTACCGGCGCAACGCCCCCGACCTGGACCTCTACTCGGTCAACGCCTACGGCGACATCTGCGGCGTCCGCGCGGCCTGGGAGTCCGGCGGCTACACCAAGCCCTACCTCATCACCGAGGGCGGCCCCGCCGGTGAATGGGAGGTGCCCGACGACGCCAACGGCGTCCCGGACGAGCCCACCGACGTACAGAAGGCGGAGGGCTACACCCGGGCGTGGAACTGCGTCACCGCGCACCGGGGCGTCGCCCTCGGCGCCACCCTCTTCCACTACGGCACGGAGCACGACTTCGGCGGCGTCTGGTTCAACGTGGTCCCGGACGGCCGGAAGCGGCTGTCGTACTACGCCCTCAAGAAGGCGTACAGCGGCTCCACCACCGGGGACAACACCCCGCCCGTCATCAGCGGCATGACCGTCGAGAACGCCGGCGGCGCGCCCGCCGGCAAGGAGTTCGCCGTCCGGGCCGACGTCCGCGACCCGGACAACGACCCGGTCACGTACAAGATCTATCTCAGCGGCAACTACGCCACCGGCGACAAGGGCCTGGTGGAGGCCGACTGGCGGGCGACCGGCGACGGCGCCTTCGCGGTGACCGCGCCCGCCCGGCTCGGCGTGTGGAAGGTCTACATCCAGGCCGAGGACGGGCACGGCAACGTCGGCATCGAGACGAAGTCCGTGAAGGTCGTGGTGCCCCCGGTCAGTGGGACCGACATCGCGGCCGGACGCCCGACGACCGCCTCCTCCGCCCAGGCGGGCGGCAGCGGCTGCCCCTGCACCCCGGCGATGGCGACGGACGGGCGGCTGGACACCCGGTGGGCCGGTGACTGGAGCGACCCGCAGTACATCCAGGTGGACTTCGGCGAGCGGAAGTCCTTCCGCCACATCCAGCTGGTGTGGGACCCGGCGTTCGCCAGGGCCTACGAGGTGCTGGTGTCGGACGACGGCAGCTCCTGGCGGTCGGTGTACGCCACCACCGGCGGCGACGGTGACGCCGACGACCTCGACGTCGCCGCGACCGCCCGCTATGTGAAGCTCTCCCTCACCCAGCGGGGCACCGCCTGGGGCTACTCGCTCTGGCAGTTCGGCGTCTACAGCTGA
- a CDS encoding ATP-grasp domain-containing protein, which produces MAHLLMVESWVGSMSRLLPRAIREGGHEFTFLTRDLHHYLRAAPEGTQHPLLGARHLLTGPTNDPARLLPFAERAHRALRFDAVISSCDYYLPLAARIARRLGLPGPDPEAMENACRKDATRDVLAAAGVPGPRYAVCADWVETTKAAARIGLPLVVKPVDLCAGMLVRRVDDETQLAEAHRALADFPVNARGQRRNPAVLLEELLHGPEVSVETVTHRGTTRVVGITDKSVGGAPAFVETGHMFPAALTEPDARAVRDTAVRAIEALGLDDVVAHTEIKLTPTGPRVVEVNPRPAGNRITELVRHVTGIDITAACVGVALGREPDLRPHDTGLRSAAIGFLVPETGGVLDGVDGGDTVGGARDVLELSLAAPGTRVTADGSNNGYLGHVMAGDPAGPGARARVEALLSGLRPRVVAR; this is translated from the coding sequence GTGGCTCATCTGCTGATGGTCGAGAGCTGGGTCGGGTCGATGAGCAGACTGCTGCCACGGGCCATCCGGGAAGGCGGGCACGAATTCACCTTCCTCACCCGCGATCTGCACCACTACCTGCGCGCGGCGCCCGAGGGCACCCAGCACCCGCTCCTCGGCGCCCGGCACCTGCTGACCGGCCCCACCAACGACCCCGCCCGGCTGCTGCCCTTCGCCGAACGGGCCCACCGGGCACTCCGGTTCGACGCCGTGATCTCGTCCTGCGACTACTACCTCCCCCTGGCCGCCCGTATCGCGCGTCGGCTGGGCCTGCCCGGCCCGGACCCCGAGGCGATGGAGAACGCCTGCCGCAAGGACGCCACACGCGACGTCCTCGCCGCGGCCGGAGTGCCCGGACCGCGCTACGCGGTCTGCGCCGACTGGGTCGAGACCACGAAGGCGGCCGCGAGGATCGGGCTGCCGCTGGTCGTCAAGCCGGTCGACCTGTGCGCCGGAATGCTCGTACGCCGGGTGGACGACGAGACCCAGCTCGCCGAAGCCCACCGCGCCCTCGCCGATTTCCCGGTCAACGCGCGCGGCCAGCGCCGCAACCCCGCGGTCCTGCTGGAAGAACTGCTGCACGGCCCCGAGGTCAGCGTCGAGACCGTCACCCACCGGGGCACGACCCGTGTCGTCGGGATCACCGACAAGAGCGTCGGCGGGGCCCCGGCCTTCGTGGAGACCGGGCACATGTTCCCGGCCGCGCTCACCGAACCGGACGCCCGCGCCGTCCGCGACACCGCGGTGCGGGCGATCGAGGCGCTCGGCCTGGACGACGTCGTCGCGCACACCGAGATCAAACTGACGCCCACCGGCCCCCGCGTGGTCGAGGTCAACCCCCGCCCGGCCGGCAACCGCATCACCGAACTCGTCCGGCATGTGACCGGCATCGACATCACCGCCGCCTGCGTCGGCGTCGCCCTCGGCCGGGAACCGGACCTGCGCCCCCACGACACCGGCCTGCGCAGCGCCGCCATCGGCTTCCTGGTGCCCGAGACCGGGGGAGTTCTGGACGGCGTCGACGGCGGCGACACGGTCGGCGGGGCCCGCGACGTGCTGGAGCTGAGCCTCGCCGCGCCCGGCACCCGCGTCACCGCGGACGGCAGCAACAACGGCTACCTCGGGCATGTGATGGCCGGCGACCCCGCGGGACCGGGCGCCCGCGCCCGCGTGGAGGCGCTGCTGTCGGGCCTGCGCCCCCGGGTGGTGGCCCGATGA
- a CDS encoding Rossmann-like domain-containing protein gives MTAAAHPTTAPAPVPAPGSCEELMCRVLAGAYGPDPRTLRVSTAFTTRQSVRHSGRAGGYRNEVLSLRIAGAVGSCAVEPGELPDSAADDCAGRDAATLLTHPLRPVRIAALDAVLMHALPHGPASGARSLPLPAGDSLAKSRARAHAVVGLLDLPPGRTVLVVGVVNSLLEALRERGLRYTPCDLKGGTTEWNEPVRTDAAGPLGRCDAVLASGMTLGNGSFERFRTHAQRYGKPLVMFAQTGSAVLPRLIGSGVTAVSAEPYPFFWLDGGPGTIHQYGGTR, from the coding sequence ATGACCGCCGCCGCCCACCCCACCACGGCCCCGGCCCCGGTCCCGGCCCCCGGCTCGTGCGAGGAGCTGATGTGCCGGGTCCTGGCCGGTGCGTACGGACCCGACCCGCGCACCCTCCGCGTCAGCACCGCGTTCACCACCCGCCAGTCCGTCCGGCACTCCGGACGCGCCGGCGGCTACCGCAACGAGGTGCTGAGCCTGCGCATCGCCGGGGCGGTCGGCTCCTGCGCCGTCGAACCGGGCGAACTGCCCGACAGCGCCGCCGACGACTGCGCCGGCAGGGACGCCGCCACGCTGCTCACCCATCCGCTGCGGCCGGTACGGATCGCCGCCCTCGACGCCGTCCTGATGCACGCCCTGCCGCACGGCCCGGCCTCCGGCGCCCGGTCGCTGCCACTGCCTGCGGGCGACTCGCTGGCGAAGTCGCGGGCCAGGGCGCACGCCGTCGTCGGCCTGCTCGACCTGCCGCCCGGCCGCACCGTGCTCGTCGTCGGCGTCGTCAACTCGCTCCTGGAGGCGCTGCGCGAGCGCGGGCTGCGCTACACACCCTGCGACCTCAAGGGCGGCACCACCGAGTGGAACGAACCCGTGCGCACGGACGCGGCGGGCCCGCTCGGCCGGTGCGACGCCGTCCTCGCCTCCGGGATGACGCTCGGCAACGGCAGCTTCGAACGGTTCCGTACCCACGCCCAGCGGTACGGCAAGCCGCTCGTGATGTTCGCCCAGACGGGCAGCGCCGTCCTGCCGCGCCTCATCGGCTCCGGAGTCACCGCCGTGTCCGCCGAGCCGTACCCCTTCTTCTGGCTCGACGGCGGACCCGGCACCATCCACCAGTACGGAGGCACCCGGTGA
- a CDS encoding WhiB family transcriptional regulator — MENWRMHAACRGADPDLFFPIGSTGPAIVQVEEAKAVCRRCPVQEECLRWALDNNQDTGVWGGLGEGERRALKRRSRRRAR; from the coding sequence ATGGAGAACTGGCGCATGCACGCGGCCTGCCGCGGAGCCGACCCGGATCTGTTCTTTCCGATCGGCAGCACCGGACCCGCGATCGTCCAGGTGGAGGAGGCGAAGGCGGTGTGCCGGCGCTGCCCCGTACAGGAGGAATGCCTGCGGTGGGCGCTGGACAACAATCAGGACACGGGCGTCTGGGGCGGCCTCGGGGAGGGCGAACGGCGTGCCCTGAAGCGCCGCAGCCGCCGCCGCGCCCGTTAG
- a CDS encoding SpoIIE family protein phosphatase, with amino-acid sequence MRIDWGEDRRAGARRSSESGLLDVLGVAALVLDTRGRIVLWSPQAERLLGYSADEALGEFAARVLVDEEHFELVLRLFGEVMSSGEAWAGVFPVRHKDGTTRLLEFRNMRLQDDRGDFFALGLAADGDVLRRVERNLALSVGLVDQSPIGLGVLGPDLRFLSANAALERMDGVSAAGHLGLRIGEALPFLGPDDPEAMAREVLDSGEPRVSREMVGRSPADPETERAWSVSLYRLDDSGGRVLGIAVSLIDVTDRHRAADEAERARRHLALIADASVRIGTTLDLQQTARELAEVTVPQLADAAAVDLLDHVLKGQPGPSEGPLLFQALAIVSVRPTPADEAADPLGSAARYDADRLATRCVRTARPVREPYLDAQKILLIARDEDSAALLAESGAHSYLAVPLIARGEVLGAIDFLRMDNPLPFTAEDEALALELAGRAAVAIDNARLYRQQQETALTLQRSMLPRNHHDPAGLDVVSRYLPAASRYEVGGDWFDVIGLRDGRTALVVGDVMGSGIDAATTMGRLRTATQTLSRLALEPAEVLGHLDEITTDLDPWFATCVYAVYDPKAGRCRVSTAGHLPPVLIPEGGDPVLLDLPAGAPLGVGGVPFTDVTVPLGPGDRLVLYTDGLVETRDDDIDSRLDTLLGLLRQPDASLGATCDRLLRELRNPGDHDDVALLMARVHT; translated from the coding sequence ATGCGGATCGACTGGGGCGAGGATCGCCGGGCAGGCGCGCGCCGGTCGTCCGAGAGCGGTCTGCTCGACGTCCTCGGAGTCGCGGCGCTCGTCCTGGACACCCGCGGCCGCATCGTCCTGTGGAGCCCGCAGGCGGAACGGCTGCTGGGCTACTCCGCCGACGAGGCGCTGGGAGAGTTCGCCGCCCGGGTCCTGGTGGACGAGGAGCACTTCGAGCTGGTGCTGCGCCTGTTCGGCGAGGTCATGAGCAGCGGCGAGGCCTGGGCGGGGGTCTTCCCCGTACGGCACAAGGACGGCACCACACGACTGCTGGAGTTCCGCAATATGCGGTTGCAGGACGATCGGGGCGACTTCTTCGCCCTGGGCCTCGCGGCGGACGGCGATGTACTGCGCCGGGTCGAACGGAATCTGGCGCTTTCGGTGGGCCTGGTCGACCAGTCGCCGATCGGCCTCGGGGTGCTGGGCCCCGATCTGCGCTTCCTGTCCGCCAACGCGGCACTGGAGCGGATGGACGGGGTGAGCGCCGCCGGGCACCTGGGCCTGCGGATCGGCGAGGCGCTGCCGTTCCTGGGCCCGGACGACCCGGAGGCGATGGCGCGGGAGGTCCTGGACAGCGGTGAGCCCCGGGTCTCGCGCGAGATGGTGGGCCGCAGCCCCGCCGATCCGGAGACCGAGCGCGCCTGGTCCGTTTCGCTGTACCGGCTGGACGACTCGGGGGGCCGGGTGCTGGGCATCGCGGTGTCGCTGATCGACGTCACCGACCGGCATCGCGCGGCGGACGAGGCGGAGCGGGCCCGCCGGCATCTGGCGCTGATCGCCGACGCCTCGGTGCGTATCGGCACCACGCTCGACCTCCAGCAGACGGCCCGCGAGCTGGCCGAGGTCACCGTGCCGCAGCTCGCCGACGCCGCCGCGGTGGACCTGCTGGACCATGTGCTGAAAGGGCAGCCGGGGCCGAGCGAGGGCCCGCTGCTCTTCCAGGCCCTGGCGATCGTCTCCGTCCGGCCGACGCCCGCCGACGAGGCGGCCGACCCGCTCGGGTCCGCCGCCCGCTACGACGCCGACCGCCTGGCCACCCGGTGCGTACGGACGGCGCGCCCGGTCCGGGAGCCGTACCTCGACGCGCAGAAGATCCTGCTCATCGCCCGCGACGAGGACTCGGCGGCCCTGCTCGCCGAGTCCGGTGCCCACTCCTACCTGGCGGTGCCGCTGATCGCCCGGGGCGAGGTGCTGGGCGCGATCGACTTCCTGCGGATGGACAATCCGCTGCCGTTCACCGCGGAGGACGAGGCGCTGGCCCTCGAACTGGCGGGCCGGGCCGCGGTCGCCATCGACAACGCCCGGCTCTACCGGCAGCAGCAGGAGACGGCGCTGACGCTCCAGCGCAGCATGCTGCCGCGCAACCACCACGATCCGGCGGGCCTGGACGTGGTGTCCCGCTATCTGCCGGCCGCCTCGCGCTACGAGGTCGGCGGCGACTGGTTCGACGTGATCGGGCTGCGCGACGGCCGCACCGCTCTGGTGGTGGGCGATGTGATGGGCAGCGGCATCGACGCGGCCACCACGATGGGCCGGCTGCGCACCGCCACGCAGACGCTGTCCCGGCTCGCCCTGGAGCCCGCCGAGGTGCTGGGCCATCTGGACGAGATCACCACGGATCTCGACCCGTGGTTCGCCACCTGCGTCTACGCCGTGTACGACCCGAAGGCCGGGCGCTGCCGGGTGTCCACGGCCGGCCATCTCCCGCCGGTGCTGATCCCCGAGGGCGGGGACCCGGTGCTCCTGGATCTGCCCGCCGGGGCGCCGCTCGGGGTGGGCGGGGTGCCGTTCACCGATGTGACGGTGCCGCTCGGTCCGGGCGACCGGCTGGTGCTGTACACGGACGGGCTCGTGGAGACCCGCGACGACGACATCGACAGCCGGCTCGACACGCTGCTGGGGCTGCTGCGGCAGCCGGACGCCTCGCTCGGCGCGACCTGCGACCGGCTGCTGCGCGAGCTGCGCAACCCGGGGGACCACGACGACGTCGCGCTGCTGATGGCCCGCGTCCACACGTGA